The Flavobacterium praedii genome window below encodes:
- a CDS encoding PadR family transcriptional regulator: MKNSQLYKGSLNTIIMKLLEENGKMYGYEITQKVKAITQGELQITEGALYPALHKLEAEGILDVEIEKVDNRLRKYYKLTEKGTTETVNRLSELEDFIRNMQSLVNPKLEF; encoded by the coding sequence ATGAAAAATTCACAGTTGTATAAAGGCAGTCTCAATACCATTATTATGAAATTGCTGGAAGAAAATGGCAAGATGTATGGCTATGAAATTACCCAAAAAGTAAAAGCAATTACTCAAGGTGAATTGCAGATTACCGAAGGGGCATTGTATCCTGCTCTGCACAAATTGGAAGCCGAAGGTATATTGGATGTTGAAATTGAAAAAGTAGACAATAGACTACGAAAATATTATAAACTAACAGAAAAAGGCACTACCGAAACCGTAAACCGACTATCCGAATTGGAAGATTTTATCCGAAACATGCAGAGTTTAGTGAACCCAAAACTTGAATTTTAA
- a CDS encoding DUF5687 family protein — protein MFAKFIYLEWKSFTRSASFASNLALKILMGFLVLYFTVLFLALGVGSFYILKEMKLDPLVTINKFLIYYFVMDLIVRLMLQAIPVMNIRPLLTMPFKRPTIVHFALGKTTLSFFNLIHAFFFLPFSAVLIYEGYDVISVLLWLIGLYSIVYANNFLNILLNNKDNLLGIFLSIALILAGCQYYKLFDITIYTYPFFEALFHTKWVFALPVLVMIGLYYWTYNFLKGDLYLDAGLTVKNDIAKTEQLTWLNQFGTLGTFLKNDIKLIKRNKRSKTTIGLSIMFLFYGLIFFNSNSHQPEVMRIFAGIFVSGGFLITFGQFVPSWDSAYYQLMMTQNIPYRGYLNSKWWLMIIGTVISTILASFYLYFGWQIYLTIVVGAIYNIGVNSLLVLLGGAFTKTPIDLSSGKGAFGDKKAFNVKTMLITIPQLILPVLLYWWGSYLMNANLGLAFVAIVGILGLALKNKVFVFIEKTYKKEKYATIAAYKQK, from the coding sequence ATGTTTGCAAAATTTATTTATCTCGAATGGAAATCCTTTACGAGATCTGCTTCCTTCGCTTCAAATTTGGCCTTAAAAATCCTTATGGGTTTTCTGGTTCTTTATTTTACGGTACTTTTTTTAGCTTTAGGAGTGGGATCTTTTTACATTCTAAAGGAAATGAAATTAGATCCTTTGGTAACTATAAACAAGTTTTTAATCTATTATTTTGTAATGGATTTGATAGTTCGGCTTATGCTTCAAGCGATTCCTGTAATGAACATTCGCCCATTGTTAACTATGCCGTTCAAACGACCAACTATTGTACATTTTGCTTTAGGAAAAACGACATTGTCTTTTTTTAATTTAATTCACGCTTTTTTCTTTCTCCCTTTTTCTGCAGTTTTAATTTACGAAGGATATGATGTAATCAGCGTTTTACTTTGGTTGATTGGACTCTATTCTATTGTCTATGCCAATAATTTTCTGAATATTTTATTGAACAACAAAGACAATTTATTAGGAATTTTCCTTTCGATAGCATTGATTTTGGCAGGTTGCCAATATTACAAATTATTTGATATTACAATATATACCTATCCATTTTTTGAAGCATTATTTCACACCAAATGGGTTTTTGCGCTTCCTGTTTTAGTAATGATAGGATTGTATTATTGGACGTATAATTTTCTGAAAGGTGATTTGTATCTAGACGCTGGATTAACAGTTAAAAATGATATTGCCAAAACAGAACAGTTAACTTGGTTGAATCAATTTGGAACTCTAGGGACCTTTTTGAAAAACGACATTAAATTAATCAAAAGAAACAAACGCTCTAAAACTACTATTGGTTTGAGTATTATGTTTTTATTTTATGGTTTAATCTTTTTCAATAGTAATTCTCATCAACCCGAGGTGATGCGAATTTTTGCCGGAATATTTGTTTCAGGTGGATTTTTGATCACATTTGGTCAGTTTGTACCGAGTTGGGATAGTGCGTATTATCAATTAATGATGACGCAAAATATACCGTATCGAGGCTATTTGAATTCTAAATGGTGGTTGATGATTATTGGCACCGTCATTTCAACAATTCTAGCTTCTTTTTATTTATACTTTGGTTGGCAAATATATTTAACGATTGTGGTTGGTGCCATTTATAATATTGGAGTCAATTCCTTATTAGTTTTATTAGGAGGCGCTTTTACCAAAACTCCAATTGATTTAAGTTCAGGCAAAGGTGCTTTTGGAGACAAAAAAGCATTTAATGTAAAAACAATGCTTATTACTATTCCGCAGTTAATTTTGCCGGTTTTATTGTATTGGTGGGGATCTTATTTAATGAATGCAAATTTAGGATTAGCTTTTGTTGCTATTGTAGGCATTTTGGGTTTAGCCCTTAAAAACAAAGTTTTTGTATTTATTGAAAAAACATATAAAAAAGAAAAATACGCTACCATTGCGGCTTATAAACAAAAATAA
- a CDS encoding ferredoxin--NADP reductase, which translates to MPSFLKLIVKEVKRETKDAVSILFNVPEELKSNYTFIAGQYINLRLTLDNQEIRRAYSICSTPGSGELRIAVKAVKDGAFSQFANSKLKAGDVLEVGKPEGKFTFEPENDRQKNYIAFVAGSGITPVLSILKSVLKSEPKSSFVLVYGNKSPEETIFHQELHDLQLQYVGRLFVHYVYSQANVENALFGRIDKSTVNYALNTKHSTLEFDKFYLCGPEEMINTVSSVLKEKNVKESAIKFELFTTSTQENTIKESLSGHSKITIMVDDEETTFEMSQKQSILDAALKQGIDAPYSCQGGICSSCLARVTEGTAEMKKNSILTDSEIAEGLILTCQAHPTSATIRVDYDDV; encoded by the coding sequence ATGCCATCCTTTCTAAAATTAATAGTAAAAGAAGTAAAACGCGAAACCAAAGACGCCGTTTCGATACTTTTTAATGTACCCGAAGAATTGAAATCCAATTATACTTTTATTGCTGGTCAATACATAAATTTACGTTTGACACTAGACAATCAAGAAATTCGTCGTGCGTATTCTATTTGTTCGACTCCTGGAAGTGGGGAATTACGAATTGCAGTAAAAGCGGTAAAAGACGGTGCTTTCTCTCAATTTGCTAATTCAAAACTAAAAGCAGGTGATGTTCTTGAAGTAGGAAAACCAGAAGGGAAATTTACTTTTGAACCCGAAAACGATCGTCAAAAAAACTATATTGCTTTTGTTGCAGGGAGTGGAATTACACCTGTTTTATCGATTTTGAAATCGGTTTTGAAAAGCGAACCTAAAAGTTCTTTTGTGTTGGTTTATGGAAACAAATCTCCAGAAGAAACTATTTTTCACCAAGAATTACATGATTTGCAATTGCAATATGTCGGTCGCCTTTTTGTGCATTATGTCTACAGTCAAGCCAACGTTGAAAATGCATTGTTTGGTCGAATTGATAAATCAACAGTAAATTATGCCTTGAATACCAAGCATTCTACATTGGAGTTTGACAAATTCTATTTGTGTGGTCCAGAAGAAATGATCAATACGGTTTCTAGTGTTTTGAAAGAAAAAAACGTAAAAGAATCAGCAATAAAATTTGAATTATTTACAACTTCAACACAAGAAAATACCATCAAAGAATCGTTAAGCGGTCATTCTAAAATCACTATAATGGTAGATGATGAAGAAACGACTTTTGAAATGTCCCAAAAACAAAGTATCCTAGATGCGGCTCTAAAACAAGGAATTGATGCTCCTTATTCTTGCCAAGGCGGAATATGCAGCAGCTGTTTGGCCCGAGTTACCGAAGGTACAGCCGAGATGAAGAAAAATTCTATACTTACCGACAGCGAAATTGCCGAAGGTTTAATACTAACTTGTCAAGCGCATCCTACCTCTGCCACTATTCGTGTAGATTATGATGATGTTTAA